From Desmodus rotundus isolate HL8 chromosome 12, HLdesRot8A.1, whole genome shotgun sequence, one genomic window encodes:
- the PKLR gene encoding pyruvate kinase PKLR isoform X1 — protein MSIQENENTKPQQLWSWISRSQRDLAKSILIGAPGGPAGYLRLASVAQLTQELGTAFFQRQQLSAAMADTFLEHLCLLDIDSEPVAARSTSIIATIGPASRSVERLKEMIKAGMNIARLNFSHGSHEYHAESIANVREAVESFAVSPLSYRPVAIALDTKGPEIRTGILQGGPESEVELVKGSQVLVSVDPTFQTRGDANTVWVDYPNIIRVVPVGGHIYIDDGLISLVVKRIGPEGLETEVENGGVLGSRKGVNLPGAQVDLPGLSEQDVRDLRFGVEHGVDIIFASFVRKASDVAAVRAALGPEGQAIKIISKIENHEGVKKFDEILEVSDGIMVARGDLGIEIPAEKVFLAQKMMIGRCNLAGKPVVCATQMLESMISKPRPTRAETSDVANAVLDGADCIMLSGETAKGRFPVEAVMMQHAIAREAEAAVYHRQLFEELRRAAPLSRDPTEVTAIGAVEASFKCCASAIIVLTKTGRSAQLLSRYRPRAAVIAVTRSAQAARQAHLCRGVFPLLYREPPGAIWADDVDRRVQFGIESGKLRGFLHVGDLVIVVTGWRPGSGYTNIMRVLSVP, from the exons ATGTCGATCCAGGAGAATGAGAACACAAAACCCCAACAGCTTTGGTCATGGATCTCCAGGTCCCAAAGGGACTTAGCAAAGTCCATCTTAATTGGGGCTCCAGGAG GGCCAGCGGGGTACCTGCGGCTGGCCAGCGTAGCCCAGCTGACCCAGGAGCTGGGCACGGCCTTCTTCCAGAGGCAGCAGCTGTCAGCCGCAATGGCAGACACCTTCCTGGAACACCTCTGCCTGCTGGACATCGACTCGGAGCCCGTGGCTGCTCGCAGTACCAGCATCATTGCCACCATTG GGCCGGCATCTCGCTCCGTAGAGCGTCTCAAGGAGATGATCAAGGCCGGGATGAACATTGCTCGACTCAACTTCTCCCATGGCTCACATGAG TACCACGCTGAGTCCATCGCCAATGTCCGAGAGGCAGTGGAGAGCTTTGCAGTGTCCCCGCTCAGCTACCGACCGGTGGCCATCGCTCTGGATACCAAAGGACCAGAGATTCGCACTGGGATCCTGCAGGGG ggcccgGAGTCGGAAGTGGAGCTGGTGAAGGGCTCCCAGGTGCTGGTGAGCGTGGACCCCACGTTCCAGACGCGAGGAGACGCGAACACCGTGTGGGTGGACTACCCCAACATCATCAGAGTCGTGCCGGTGGGGGGTCACATCTACATCGACGACGGGCTCATCTCCCTAGTGGTCAAGAGAATCG GCCCAGAGGGGCTGGAGACCGAGGTGGAGAATGGCGGCGTCTTGGGCAGCCGGAAGGGCGTGAACTTGCCGGGCGCCCAGGTAGACTTGCCAGGGCTGTCGGAACAAGACGTCCGGGACCTGCGCTTTGGGGTGGAGCATGGCGTAGACATCATCTTTGCCTCCTTTGTGCGGAAAGCCAGCGATGTGGCTGCGGTCCGAGCTGCCCTGGGGCCAGAAGGACAGGCCATCAAGATCATTAGCAAAATCGAGAACCACGAAGGCGTGAAGAA GTTTGATGAAATCCTGGAAGTGAGCGATGGCATCATGGTGGCACGCGGTGATCTGGGCATCGAGATCCCAGCGGAGAAGGTTTTCCTGGCTCAGAAGATGATGATTGGGCGTTGCAACTTGGCGGGCAAACCAGTTGTCTGTGCCACACAG ATGCTGGAGAGCATGATTAGCAAGCCCCGGCCAACACGGGCGGAGACGAGCGACGTGGCCAATGCTGTGCTGGATGGTGCAGACTGCATCATGCTGTCGGGGGAAACTGCCAAAGGCAGATTTCCCGTGGAGGCTGTAATGATGCAGCATGCG ATTGCCCGGGAGGCAGAGGCCGCGGTGTACCACCGGCAGCTGTTTGAGGAGCTGCGCCGGGCAGCGCCGCTGAGCCGTGATCCCACTGAAGTCACTGCCATTGGCGCTGTGGAGGCTTCCTTCAAGTGCTGTGCTTCGGCCATCATCGTGCTGACCAAGACTGGCCG CTCAGCCCAGCTTCTGTCTCGGTACCGACCTCGAGCTGCGGTCATCGCTGTCACCCGCTCTGCCCAGGCCGCCCGCCAGGCCCACCTATGCCGAGGAGTCTTTCCCTTGCTCTACCGTGAACCTCCAGGGGCCATCTGGGCAGATGATGTGGATCGCCGAGTTCAGTTTGGCATTGAAAGTG gaaagcTTCGTGGCTTCCTCCACGTTGGAGACCTGGTGATTGTGGTGACAGGCTGGCGACCTGGCTCTGGCTACACCAACATCATGCGGGTGCTGAGTGTGCCCTGA
- the PKLR gene encoding pyruvate kinase PKLR isoform X2: MEGPAGYLRLASVAQLTQELGTAFFQRQQLSAAMADTFLEHLCLLDIDSEPVAARSTSIIATIGPASRSVERLKEMIKAGMNIARLNFSHGSHEYHAESIANVREAVESFAVSPLSYRPVAIALDTKGPEIRTGILQGGPESEVELVKGSQVLVSVDPTFQTRGDANTVWVDYPNIIRVVPVGGHIYIDDGLISLVVKRIGPEGLETEVENGGVLGSRKGVNLPGAQVDLPGLSEQDVRDLRFGVEHGVDIIFASFVRKASDVAAVRAALGPEGQAIKIISKIENHEGVKKFDEILEVSDGIMVARGDLGIEIPAEKVFLAQKMMIGRCNLAGKPVVCATQMLESMISKPRPTRAETSDVANAVLDGADCIMLSGETAKGRFPVEAVMMQHAIAREAEAAVYHRQLFEELRRAAPLSRDPTEVTAIGAVEASFKCCASAIIVLTKTGRSAQLLSRYRPRAAVIAVTRSAQAARQAHLCRGVFPLLYREPPGAIWADDVDRRVQFGIESGKLRGFLHVGDLVIVVTGWRPGSGYTNIMRVLSVP, translated from the exons ATGGAGG GGCCAGCGGGGTACCTGCGGCTGGCCAGCGTAGCCCAGCTGACCCAGGAGCTGGGCACGGCCTTCTTCCAGAGGCAGCAGCTGTCAGCCGCAATGGCAGACACCTTCCTGGAACACCTCTGCCTGCTGGACATCGACTCGGAGCCCGTGGCTGCTCGCAGTACCAGCATCATTGCCACCATTG GGCCGGCATCTCGCTCCGTAGAGCGTCTCAAGGAGATGATCAAGGCCGGGATGAACATTGCTCGACTCAACTTCTCCCATGGCTCACATGAG TACCACGCTGAGTCCATCGCCAATGTCCGAGAGGCAGTGGAGAGCTTTGCAGTGTCCCCGCTCAGCTACCGACCGGTGGCCATCGCTCTGGATACCAAAGGACCAGAGATTCGCACTGGGATCCTGCAGGGG ggcccgGAGTCGGAAGTGGAGCTGGTGAAGGGCTCCCAGGTGCTGGTGAGCGTGGACCCCACGTTCCAGACGCGAGGAGACGCGAACACCGTGTGGGTGGACTACCCCAACATCATCAGAGTCGTGCCGGTGGGGGGTCACATCTACATCGACGACGGGCTCATCTCCCTAGTGGTCAAGAGAATCG GCCCAGAGGGGCTGGAGACCGAGGTGGAGAATGGCGGCGTCTTGGGCAGCCGGAAGGGCGTGAACTTGCCGGGCGCCCAGGTAGACTTGCCAGGGCTGTCGGAACAAGACGTCCGGGACCTGCGCTTTGGGGTGGAGCATGGCGTAGACATCATCTTTGCCTCCTTTGTGCGGAAAGCCAGCGATGTGGCTGCGGTCCGAGCTGCCCTGGGGCCAGAAGGACAGGCCATCAAGATCATTAGCAAAATCGAGAACCACGAAGGCGTGAAGAA GTTTGATGAAATCCTGGAAGTGAGCGATGGCATCATGGTGGCACGCGGTGATCTGGGCATCGAGATCCCAGCGGAGAAGGTTTTCCTGGCTCAGAAGATGATGATTGGGCGTTGCAACTTGGCGGGCAAACCAGTTGTCTGTGCCACACAG ATGCTGGAGAGCATGATTAGCAAGCCCCGGCCAACACGGGCGGAGACGAGCGACGTGGCCAATGCTGTGCTGGATGGTGCAGACTGCATCATGCTGTCGGGGGAAACTGCCAAAGGCAGATTTCCCGTGGAGGCTGTAATGATGCAGCATGCG ATTGCCCGGGAGGCAGAGGCCGCGGTGTACCACCGGCAGCTGTTTGAGGAGCTGCGCCGGGCAGCGCCGCTGAGCCGTGATCCCACTGAAGTCACTGCCATTGGCGCTGTGGAGGCTTCCTTCAAGTGCTGTGCTTCGGCCATCATCGTGCTGACCAAGACTGGCCG CTCAGCCCAGCTTCTGTCTCGGTACCGACCTCGAGCTGCGGTCATCGCTGTCACCCGCTCTGCCCAGGCCGCCCGCCAGGCCCACCTATGCCGAGGAGTCTTTCCCTTGCTCTACCGTGAACCTCCAGGGGCCATCTGGGCAGATGATGTGGATCGCCGAGTTCAGTTTGGCATTGAAAGTG gaaagcTTCGTGGCTTCCTCCACGTTGGAGACCTGGTGATTGTGGTGACAGGCTGGCGACCTGGCTCTGGCTACACCAACATCATGCGGGTGCTGAGTGTGCCCTGA
- the HCN3 gene encoding potassium/sodium hyperpolarization-activated cyclic nucleotide-gated channel 3 isoform X1 — translation MQAEPRPTMGASDWATPGLEAGPPATPVPATVTGGQIPGPSSGPEPKRRQLGTLLQPTVNKFSLRVFGSHKAVEIEQERVKSAGAWIIHPYSDFRFYWDLIMLLLMVGNLIVLPVGITFFKEENSPPWIVFNVLSDTFFLLDLVLNFRTGIVVEEGAEILLAPQAIRTRYLRTWFLVDLISSIPVDYIFLVVELEPRLDAEVYKTARALRIVRFTKILSLLRLLRLSRLIRYIHQWEEIFHMTYDLASAVVRIFNLIGMMLLLCHWDGCLQFLVPMLQDFPPDCWVSINHMVNHSWGRQYSHALFKAMSHMLCIGYGQQAPVGMPDVWLTMLSMIVGATCYAMFIGHATALIQSLDSSRRQYQEKYKQVEQYMSFHKLPADTRQRIHEYYEHRYQGKMFDEESILGELSEPLREEIINFTCRGLVAHMPLFAHADPSFVTAVLTKLRFEVFQPGDLVVREGSVGRKMYFIQHGLLSVLARGARDTRLTDGSYFGEICLLTRGRRTASVRADTYCRLYSLSVDHFNAVLEEFPMMRRAFETVALDRLRRIGKKNSILQRKRSEPSPGSSGGIMEQHLVQHDRDMARGVQGLAPGTGARLSGKPVLWEPLVHAPLQAAAVTSSVAIALTHQRGPLPLSPDSPATLLARSARRSSGSPASPLVPVRPGPLLVRGPWASTSRLPVPPARTLHASLSQAGRSQVSLLGPTPGGGGRRLGPRGRPLSASQPSLPQRAVGDGSPGRKGSGSERLAPSGLLANPPGTAQPPRPPVPGPATPRGPQLSANM, via the exons ATGCAGGCGGAGCCGCGGCCGACGATGGGGGCCAGCGACTGGGCGACCCCTGGGCTGGAGGCGGGGCCTCCTGCTACCCCGGTGCCTGCCACTGTCACCGGGGGGCAGATCCCGGGGCCCTCATCTGGACCCGAGCCCAAGAGGAGGCAGCTTGGGACACTGCTCCAGCCCACGGTCAACAAGTTCTCCCTTCGCGTGTTCGGCAGCCACAAAGCAGTGGAAATCGAGCAGGAGCGGGTCAAGTCAGCGGGGGCCTGGATCATCCATCCCTACAGCGACTTCCG GTTTTACTGGGACCTGATCATGCTCCTGCTGATGGTGGGGAACCTCATTGTGCTGCCCGTGGGCATCACCTTCTTCAAAGAGGAGAACTCTCCACCTTGGATTGTCTTCAATGTCCTCTCTGATACTTTTTTCCTGCTGGATCTGGTGCTCAACTTCCGCACGGGCATCGTGGTGGAGGAAGGCGCTGAGATCCTGCTGGCACCGCAGGCCATCCGCACTCGCTACCTGCGCACTTGGTTCCTGGTTGACCTCATCTCCTCTATCCCTGTGGATTACATCTTCCTGGTGGTGGAGTTGGAGCCGCGACTGGACGCCGAGGTCTACAAAACAGCGCGGGCCCTACGCATAGTGCGCTTCACCAAGATCCTCAGCCTTCTGCGGCTGCTCCGCCTCTCCCGCCTCATCCGCTACATACAtcagtgggaggag ATCTTTCACATGACCTATGACCTGGCCAGTGCTGTGGTTCGCATCTTCAACCTCATCGGGATGATGCTGCTGCTCTGTCACTGGGATGGCTGTCTGCAGTTCCTGGTCCCCATGCTGCAGGACTTCCCTCCCGACTGCTGGGTCTCCATCAACCACATGGTG AACCACTCGTGGGGCCGCCAGTACTCCCACGCCCTGTTCAAGGCCATGAGCCACATGCTGTGCATTGGCTATGGGCAGCAGGCACCTGTAGGCATGCCTGACGTCTGGCTCACCATGCTCAGCATGATTGTGGGTGCCACCTGCTATGCCATGTTCATTGGCCATGCCACCGCCCTCATCCAGTCCCTGGACTCCTCCCGGCGTCAGTACCAGGAGAAG TACAAGCAGGTGGAGCAGTACATGTCCTTCCACAAGCTGCCAGCTGACACACGGCAGCGCATCCACGAGTACTATGAGCACCGCTACCAGGGCAAGATGTTCGATGAGGAGAGCATCCTCGGCGAGCTGAGTGAGCCGCTGCGGGAG gagATTATTAACTTCACCTGCAGGGGCCTGGTGGCCCACATGCCGCTGTTCGCCCACGCCGACCCCAGCTTCGTCACAGCGGTGCTCACCAAGCTGCGCTTTGAGGTCTTCCAGCCGGGGGACCTCGTGGTGCGtgagggctctgtgggcaggaagATGTACTTCATCCAGCACGGGCTGCTCAGTGTGCTGGCACGTGGCGCCCGGGACACCCGCCTCACTGATGGATCCTACTTTGGGG AGATCTGTCTCCTGACTCGGGGCCGGCGCACAGCCAGCGTGCGTGCTGACACCTACTGTCGCCTCTACTCACTCAGCGTGGACCATTTCAATGCTGTGCTTGAGGAGTTCCCCATGATGCGCCGGGCCTTCGAGACTGTGGCCCTGGATCGACTGCGCCGCATTG GTAAGAAGAACTCCATCCTGCAGCGGAAGCGCTCTGAGCCAAGTCCTGGCAGCAGTGGCGGCATCATGGAGCAGCACTTGGTGCAGCACGACAGGGACATGGCTCGGGGTGTTCAGGGCCTGGCCCCGGGCACAGGAGCTCGGCTCAGTGGCAAACCAGTGCTATGGGAGCCGCTGGTGCATGCACCCCTGCAGGCAGCCGCTGTGACCTCCAGTGTGGCCATTGCCCTAACTCACCAGCGGggacccctgcccctctccccagacTCTCCAGCCACCCTCCTTGCTCGCTCTGCTCGACGCTCATCAGGCTCCCCAGCTTCTCCACTGGTGCCTGTCCGACCTGGCCCCCTGCTGGTCCGGGGGCCATGGGCATCCACCTCCCGCCTGCCTGTCCCACCCGCCCGAACTCTCCATGCCAGCCTGTCCCAGGCTGGGCGCTCCCAGGTGtccctgctgggccccaccccagggggAGGTGGGCGGCGACTAGGACCTCGAGGCCGCCCACTCTCAGCCTCCCAACCCTCTCTGCCTCAACGGGCAGTAGGTGATGGCTCTCCTGGGCGTAAAGGCTCAGGAAGTGAGCGACTGGCCCCGTCAGGGCTCCTGGCCAATCCTCCAGGGACAGCCCAGCCCCCCAGGCCACCAGTGCCTGGGCCAGCCACCCCTAGAGGCCCCCAGCTCTCTGCCAACATGTGA
- the HCN3 gene encoding potassium/sodium hyperpolarization-activated cyclic nucleotide-gated channel 3 isoform X2, translated as MQAEPRPTMGASDWATPGLEAGPPATPVPATVTGGQIPGPSSGPEPKRRQLGTLLQPTVNKFSLRVFGSHKAVEIEQERVKSAGAWIIHPYSDFRFYWDLIMLLLMVGNLIVLPVGITFFKEENSPPWIVFNVLSDTFFLLDLVLNFRTGIVVEEGAEILLAPQAIRTRYLRTWFLVDLISSIPVDYIFLVVELEPRLDAEVYKTARALRIVRFTKILSLLRLLRLSRLIRYIHQWEEIFHMTYDLASAVVRIFNLIGMMLLLCHWDGCLQFLVPMLQDFPPDCWVSINHMVYKQVEQYMSFHKLPADTRQRIHEYYEHRYQGKMFDEESILGELSEPLREEIINFTCRGLVAHMPLFAHADPSFVTAVLTKLRFEVFQPGDLVVREGSVGRKMYFIQHGLLSVLARGARDTRLTDGSYFGEICLLTRGRRTASVRADTYCRLYSLSVDHFNAVLEEFPMMRRAFETVALDRLRRIGKKNSILQRKRSEPSPGSSGGIMEQHLVQHDRDMARGVQGLAPGTGARLSGKPVLWEPLVHAPLQAAAVTSSVAIALTHQRGPLPLSPDSPATLLARSARRSSGSPASPLVPVRPGPLLVRGPWASTSRLPVPPARTLHASLSQAGRSQVSLLGPTPGGGGRRLGPRGRPLSASQPSLPQRAVGDGSPGRKGSGSERLAPSGLLANPPGTAQPPRPPVPGPATPRGPQLSANM; from the exons ATGCAGGCGGAGCCGCGGCCGACGATGGGGGCCAGCGACTGGGCGACCCCTGGGCTGGAGGCGGGGCCTCCTGCTACCCCGGTGCCTGCCACTGTCACCGGGGGGCAGATCCCGGGGCCCTCATCTGGACCCGAGCCCAAGAGGAGGCAGCTTGGGACACTGCTCCAGCCCACGGTCAACAAGTTCTCCCTTCGCGTGTTCGGCAGCCACAAAGCAGTGGAAATCGAGCAGGAGCGGGTCAAGTCAGCGGGGGCCTGGATCATCCATCCCTACAGCGACTTCCG GTTTTACTGGGACCTGATCATGCTCCTGCTGATGGTGGGGAACCTCATTGTGCTGCCCGTGGGCATCACCTTCTTCAAAGAGGAGAACTCTCCACCTTGGATTGTCTTCAATGTCCTCTCTGATACTTTTTTCCTGCTGGATCTGGTGCTCAACTTCCGCACGGGCATCGTGGTGGAGGAAGGCGCTGAGATCCTGCTGGCACCGCAGGCCATCCGCACTCGCTACCTGCGCACTTGGTTCCTGGTTGACCTCATCTCCTCTATCCCTGTGGATTACATCTTCCTGGTGGTGGAGTTGGAGCCGCGACTGGACGCCGAGGTCTACAAAACAGCGCGGGCCCTACGCATAGTGCGCTTCACCAAGATCCTCAGCCTTCTGCGGCTGCTCCGCCTCTCCCGCCTCATCCGCTACATACAtcagtgggaggag ATCTTTCACATGACCTATGACCTGGCCAGTGCTGTGGTTCGCATCTTCAACCTCATCGGGATGATGCTGCTGCTCTGTCACTGGGATGGCTGTCTGCAGTTCCTGGTCCCCATGCTGCAGGACTTCCCTCCCGACTGCTGGGTCTCCATCAACCACATGGTG TACAAGCAGGTGGAGCAGTACATGTCCTTCCACAAGCTGCCAGCTGACACACGGCAGCGCATCCACGAGTACTATGAGCACCGCTACCAGGGCAAGATGTTCGATGAGGAGAGCATCCTCGGCGAGCTGAGTGAGCCGCTGCGGGAG gagATTATTAACTTCACCTGCAGGGGCCTGGTGGCCCACATGCCGCTGTTCGCCCACGCCGACCCCAGCTTCGTCACAGCGGTGCTCACCAAGCTGCGCTTTGAGGTCTTCCAGCCGGGGGACCTCGTGGTGCGtgagggctctgtgggcaggaagATGTACTTCATCCAGCACGGGCTGCTCAGTGTGCTGGCACGTGGCGCCCGGGACACCCGCCTCACTGATGGATCCTACTTTGGGG AGATCTGTCTCCTGACTCGGGGCCGGCGCACAGCCAGCGTGCGTGCTGACACCTACTGTCGCCTCTACTCACTCAGCGTGGACCATTTCAATGCTGTGCTTGAGGAGTTCCCCATGATGCGCCGGGCCTTCGAGACTGTGGCCCTGGATCGACTGCGCCGCATTG GTAAGAAGAACTCCATCCTGCAGCGGAAGCGCTCTGAGCCAAGTCCTGGCAGCAGTGGCGGCATCATGGAGCAGCACTTGGTGCAGCACGACAGGGACATGGCTCGGGGTGTTCAGGGCCTGGCCCCGGGCACAGGAGCTCGGCTCAGTGGCAAACCAGTGCTATGGGAGCCGCTGGTGCATGCACCCCTGCAGGCAGCCGCTGTGACCTCCAGTGTGGCCATTGCCCTAACTCACCAGCGGggacccctgcccctctccccagacTCTCCAGCCACCCTCCTTGCTCGCTCTGCTCGACGCTCATCAGGCTCCCCAGCTTCTCCACTGGTGCCTGTCCGACCTGGCCCCCTGCTGGTCCGGGGGCCATGGGCATCCACCTCCCGCCTGCCTGTCCCACCCGCCCGAACTCTCCATGCCAGCCTGTCCCAGGCTGGGCGCTCCCAGGTGtccctgctgggccccaccccagggggAGGTGGGCGGCGACTAGGACCTCGAGGCCGCCCACTCTCAGCCTCCCAACCCTCTCTGCCTCAACGGGCAGTAGGTGATGGCTCTCCTGGGCGTAAAGGCTCAGGAAGTGAGCGACTGGCCCCGTCAGGGCTCCTGGCCAATCCTCCAGGGACAGCCCAGCCCCCCAGGCCACCAGTGCCTGGGCCAGCCACCCCTAGAGGCCCCCAGCTCTCTGCCAACATGTGA